In Lolium rigidum isolate FL_2022 chromosome 3, APGP_CSIRO_Lrig_0.1, whole genome shotgun sequence, the genomic window ACATCGGCGATGGTGACCTTGTCCTCGTCGTGCCCGGCCGTGGCGTTGGACTCCGCCGCCTGCTCCGCCTGCTCGGCGACCCCGCCGGGGATGGTCGCTCCCGGGCCGACGACGCGCGCCTCCGCCGCTCGTATCGCCGCGGCGTCGGACCGCTCCACGGGGTGGTCGCCCACGGCCTGCGCCGCGGCCTCCAGCGCCTCGCCGATCTTCACCTTGGTGTCGTACTCTTCGTCCACGACGTCACCGCAGCCCACGTGGGCGAGCCGCTCGACGTTGAGCTCGTCGGCGTCCCTTGGGGTAACCGCCTCGGGGCCTTCGAACACCCGGGCATGGTTGCTGATCTTGGTCTGGGCGTAGGCTTGGCAGTCCACTCTGGGCTGGCCTTGCTCCATGGCTCAATCTGGCCCTTGTCACTCGGAGTCTTTCCCCTTCTAGGCGGAAGCTTCTCCCGTTGTTTCTGTGCGGCCGGCGATGGGAAGGGAGACGATATCCATCAGCGGCAGAGTTTATATCGTGGATGAAGTGGCCGGGAATGACACGTGGGGATACGTGTCAGCAGGAAATGTATTGCTGTCTTGTGACAGAGCATGCCGGAAGACACCTGGATCAAAGCACAGCGCACAGAGCCTCTCTAGTCTAAAATTGTAGGAATttattgcaatattttatatgttGAGGGAGTCGTACGTGTTCTCGCTCTTAGGTGCATATGATCGttttattttaaaattcatctttaataCATTC contains:
- the LOC124697487 gene encoding late embryogenesis abundant protein D-34-like, encoding MEQGQPRVDCQAYAQTKISNHARVFEGPEAVTPRDADELNVERLAHVGCGDVVDEEYDTKVKIGEALEAAAQAVGDHPVERSDAAAIRAAEARVVGPGATIPGGVAEQAEQAAESNATAGHDEDKVTIADVLKWNATAKLPTDKAVTREDAAAAVEAEAACAPGEATKPYGVGAALTEAARHNQDESW